The Paraburkholderia acidisoli genome contains a region encoding:
- the hisC gene encoding histidinol-phosphate transaminase, which produces MTTPFGPSYVRAIAPYLAGKPISEVARQFGLDEARIVKLASNENPLGMPESAQRALAAAAAELGRYPDSNAFELKAALSRRYDVPPEWITLGNGSNDILELAAHAFVERGEAIVYSQYSFAVYALATQGLGARHVVTPAVRHGHDLGAMLAAIDADTRLVFVANPNNPTGTFIDGAALEAFIAKVPAHVVVVLDEAYTEYLAAEKRYDSIAWVRRYPNLLVSRTFSKAYGLAGLRVGFAIAPPGLTDLLNRLRQPFNVNTLAQAAAVAALGDTAFLERSAQLNAEGYRTLTAAFARLGLEYVPSDGNFVLVRVARDANDDAAGERVNLALLEQGVIVRPVGNYGLPQWLRVTIGLADENAAFVAALERALGAR; this is translated from the coding sequence ATGACCACGCCATTCGGCCCTTCGTACGTGCGCGCGATCGCGCCTTACCTCGCCGGCAAGCCGATTTCGGAAGTCGCACGCCAGTTCGGGCTCGACGAGGCACGCATCGTCAAGCTCGCGTCGAACGAGAATCCGCTCGGCATGCCCGAGTCGGCGCAGCGCGCGCTGGCCGCGGCGGCCGCCGAACTCGGGCGCTATCCGGATTCGAACGCGTTCGAACTGAAGGCTGCGCTCAGCCGCCGCTACGACGTGCCGCCCGAATGGATCACGCTCGGCAACGGCAGCAACGACATTCTGGAACTGGCCGCGCATGCGTTCGTCGAGCGCGGCGAGGCCATCGTCTATTCGCAGTATTCGTTCGCGGTCTACGCGCTCGCGACGCAAGGGCTCGGCGCGCGCCACGTGGTCACGCCGGCCGTGCGCCACGGTCACGATCTCGGCGCGATGCTGGCGGCGATCGATGCCGACACCCGGCTCGTGTTCGTGGCGAACCCGAACAATCCGACCGGCACCTTCATCGACGGCGCGGCGCTCGAGGCGTTCATCGCGAAGGTGCCCGCGCACGTGGTGGTCGTGCTCGACGAGGCCTACACGGAATATCTCGCGGCCGAGAAGCGCTACGACTCGATCGCGTGGGTGCGCCGGTATCCGAACCTGCTCGTCTCGCGCACGTTTTCGAAGGCGTACGGGCTCGCGGGTCTGCGCGTCGGTTTTGCGATCGCGCCGCCGGGGCTGACCGATCTGCTGAACCGCCTGCGCCAGCCGTTCAACGTCAACACGCTCGCGCAGGCGGCGGCCGTTGCCGCGCTCGGCGACACGGCGTTTCTCGAACGCAGCGCGCAACTCAACGCCGAAGGCTACCGCACGCTTACGGCCGCCTTCGCGCGGCTCGGCCTCGAGTACGTGCCTTCGGACGGCAATTTCGTGCTGGTGCGCGTGGCGCGTGACGCCAATGACGACGCGGCCGGCGAGCGCGTGAATCTCGCGCTGCTCGAGCAAGGCGTGATCGTGCGCCCGGTCGGCAACTACGGTTTGCCGCAGTGGCTGCGCGTGACGATCGGTCTCGCCGACGAGAATGCCGCGTTCGTCGCCGCGCTCGAACGCGCGCTCGGTGCGCGGTGA
- the pheA gene encoding prephenate dehydratase, whose product MDDELNSQLKPLRERIDAIDAQLISLLNQRANVALEVGEVKKHFNAPVFRPEREMQVIARLQDMSDGPLGNEHISAIWREIMAASRSLEKTISAAFLGPVGTYSEQAMYAYFGQSIEGLACPSIDEVFRSVEAGAAEFGVVPVENSTEGAVSRTLDLFLETQLVIGGEIALPIQHNLMTQSGTLQGVTRVCAHPQSLAQCQHWLNANAPHLERQAVASNAEGARLAAADPTVAAIAGERAATHYGLLIANALIQDDPHNRTRFVMISKQAAGATGKDQTSIIVTVKNESGAVYKLLEPLARHGVSMTRFESRPARLGSTWEYYFYIDFEGHRDDAPVVAALDELGQKAAFLKILGSYPRAR is encoded by the coding sequence ATGGACGACGAACTCAATTCCCAACTCAAGCCGCTGCGCGAACGCATCGACGCGATCGACGCGCAGCTCATCTCGCTGCTGAACCAGCGCGCCAACGTCGCGCTCGAAGTGGGCGAGGTCAAGAAGCATTTCAACGCGCCGGTGTTCCGCCCCGAGCGCGAGATGCAGGTGATCGCGCGCTTGCAGGACATGAGCGACGGCCCGCTCGGCAACGAGCACATCAGCGCGATCTGGCGCGAGATCATGGCCGCGAGCCGCTCGCTCGAAAAGACCATTTCGGCGGCGTTTCTCGGGCCGGTCGGCACCTATAGCGAACAGGCGATGTACGCGTACTTCGGTCAGTCGATCGAAGGTCTCGCGTGCCCGTCGATCGACGAAGTGTTTCGTTCGGTCGAAGCGGGCGCGGCCGAGTTCGGCGTCGTGCCGGTCGAGAATTCGACCGAAGGCGCGGTGTCGCGCACGCTCGACCTGTTCCTCGAAACGCAGCTCGTGATCGGCGGGGAAATCGCCTTGCCGATCCAGCACAACCTGATGACGCAAAGCGGCACGCTGCAAGGCGTCACGCGCGTGTGCGCGCATCCGCAGTCGCTCGCGCAGTGCCAGCACTGGCTCAACGCGAACGCGCCGCATCTGGAACGTCAGGCCGTGGCGAGCAACGCCGAAGGCGCGCGTCTCGCCGCCGCCGATCCCACCGTGGCCGCGATCGCGGGCGAGCGCGCCGCGACGCACTACGGTCTGCTCATCGCCAACGCGCTGATCCAGGACGATCCGCACAATCGCACGCGCTTCGTGATGATCAGCAAGCAGGCGGCCGGCGCAACGGGCAAGGACCAGACCTCGATCATCGTCACGGTGAAGAACGAGTCGGGCGCCGTCTACAAGCTGCTCGAACCGCTCGCGCGCCACGGCGTGTCCATGACGCGTTTCGAGTCGCGTCCCGCGCGCCTCGGCAGCACGTGGGAGTACTACTTCTATATCGATTTCGAAGGCCATCGCGACGACGCGCCTGTGGTCGCCGCACTCGACGAACTCGGCCAGAAAGCCGCGTTCCTGAAGATCCTCGGTTCGTATCCGCGCGCGCGCTAA
- the serC gene encoding 3-phosphoserine/phosphohydroxythreonine transaminase, producing MRVFNFSAGPAALPEEVLRQAADEMLDWHGSGMGVMEMSHRGPEFMQIHSEALLDLRELLQVPASHQILFLQGGGIGENAIVPLNLFGAKPRADFVITGSWSQKSQKEALKYGEAHIAATGRTEAGFTHSPAHGEWQLSDDPAYVHLCTNETIDGVETFEIPDLGDIPLVADASSHILSRPMDIAKYGVLYGGAQKNIGMAGVTVLIVREDLLDRAMPICPSAFEWKTVAANNSMFNTPPTYAIYIAGLVFKWLKRQGGLEAIEARNIEKAKLLYDTIDASSFYQNKVERLARSRMNVPFFLADETRNADFLAGAKARGLLQLKGHKSVGGMRASIYNAVPLEAVKALVEYMKEFEAKRA from the coding sequence ATGCGCGTCTTCAACTTCTCAGCTGGTCCGGCGGCGTTGCCGGAAGAGGTTCTGCGCCAGGCGGCCGACGAAATGCTCGACTGGCACGGCAGTGGCATGGGCGTGATGGAAATGAGCCATCGCGGTCCGGAATTCATGCAGATCCACAGCGAAGCGCTGCTCGATCTGCGCGAGTTGCTGCAAGTGCCCGCGAGCCACCAGATTCTCTTTCTGCAAGGCGGCGGGATCGGCGAGAACGCCATCGTGCCGCTCAACCTGTTCGGCGCGAAGCCGCGCGCGGACTTCGTGATCACGGGTTCGTGGTCGCAGAAGTCGCAGAAGGAAGCGCTCAAGTACGGCGAGGCGCATATCGCCGCCACGGGCCGCACCGAAGCCGGCTTCACGCATTCGCCGGCGCACGGCGAGTGGCAGCTTTCCGACGACCCCGCCTACGTGCACCTGTGCACGAACGAGACGATCGACGGCGTCGAGACCTTCGAGATTCCCGACCTCGGCGACATTCCGCTGGTGGCCGACGCCTCGTCGCACATCCTGTCGCGCCCGATGGACATCGCCAAATACGGCGTGCTCTACGGCGGCGCGCAGAAGAACATCGGCATGGCGGGCGTGACGGTGTTGATCGTGCGCGAAGATCTGCTCGACCGCGCCATGCCCATCTGCCCCTCGGCGTTCGAATGGAAGACCGTGGCCGCGAACAACTCCATGTTCAACACGCCGCCCACCTATGCGATTTACATCGCCGGGCTCGTGTTCAAGTGGCTGAAGCGCCAGGGCGGTCTCGAAGCCATCGAGGCGCGCAATATCGAAAAGGCGAAGCTGCTCTACGACACGATCGACGCCAGCAGCTTCTACCAAAACAAGGTGGAGCGCCTCGCGCGCTCGCGGATGAACGTGCCGTTCTTCCTCGCCGACGAAACACGTAACGCGGATTTCCTCGCCGGCGCCAAAGCGCGCGGGCTGTTGCAGCTGAAGGGCCACAAGTCCGTCGGCGGCATGCGGGCATCGATTTACAACGCGGTGCCGCTCGAGGCAGTGAAGGCGCTGGTCGAGTACATGAAGGAATTCGAGGCGAAGCGCGCTTGA
- a CDS encoding DUF2059 domain-containing protein produces the protein MQKRFKQVMLLAALVPTFAMAQSLQSQAPGTAAPAAAAAPVDPAKQAAIKDLLDAIDAQKLVGAIGNSAQMQAKQLVPAILSDALSENKTMSDKQKQAAVPTLQKNTVPKLVDSAGQVFATDSFKQDAMQAQYDAYAKYYSTQEIKDLTTFYRSPTGRKFIQVQDQVGRDVVNGLMQKYMPQSIKATRDQADKEVASVKVGK, from the coding sequence ATGCAAAAACGATTCAAGCAGGTGATGTTGCTGGCCGCTCTCGTGCCGACGTTTGCCATGGCTCAGTCGCTCCAGTCCCAGGCGCCCGGCACGGCGGCTCCGGCTGCGGCCGCAGCACCCGTCGATCCGGCCAAGCAAGCCGCGATCAAGGACCTGCTCGACGCGATCGACGCGCAAAAGCTCGTCGGCGCAATCGGCAACAGCGCCCAGATGCAAGCCAAGCAGCTCGTCCCGGCCATCCTGTCGGACGCGCTCTCGGAAAACAAGACGATGTCGGACAAGCAAAAGCAGGCCGCTGTCCCCACGCTGCAAAAGAACACCGTGCCGAAGCTGGTTGACTCGGCAGGTCAGGTCTTCGCGACCGACTCGTTCAAGCAGGACGCCATGCAAGCTCAGTACGACGCTTACGCGAAGTACTACAGCACGCAGGAAATCAAGGACCTGACCACGTTCTACCGCAGCCCGACCGGCCGCAAGTTCATCCAGGTGCAAGACCAGGTGGGCCGCGACGTCGTCAACGGTCTGATGCAGAAGTACATGCCGCAGTCGATCAAGGCCACGCGCGACCAGGCCGACAAGGAAGTCGCGTCGGTCAAGGTTGGCAAGTAA
- the gyrA gene encoding DNA gyrase subunit A, translated as MDQFAKETLPISLEEEMRRSYLDYAMSVIVGRALPDVRDGLKPVHRRVLYAMHELNNDWNRAYKKSARIVGDVIGKYHPHGDTAVYDTIVRMAQNFSLRYMLVDGQGNFGSIDGDNAAAMRYTEIRMAKIGHELLADIDKETVDFGPNYDGSESEPLILPARIPNLLINGSSGIAVGMATNIPPHNLNEVVDACQHLLKNPETTIDELIEIIPAPDFPTAGIIYGVAGVRDGYRTGRGRVVMRAATHFEEIDRGQRMAIIVDELPYQVNKRSLLERIAELVNEKKLEGISDIRDESDKSGMRVVIELKRGEVPEVILNNLYKATQLQDTFGMNMVALVDNQPKLLNLREMLHHFLSHRREVLTRRTVYELRKARERGHVLEGLAVALANIDSFIEIIKAAPTPPIAKQELMNRSWDSSLVRDMLTRAEQDNATAGGRDAYRPEGLNPQYGMQADGLYRLSDTQAQEILQMRLQRLTGLEQDKIIGEYREVMAQIADLLDILSRPERVTSMISDELTSIKSEFGDERRSKIEMNATELNTEDLITPQDMVVTMSHSGYVKSQPLSEYRAQKRGGRGKQATQMKEDDWIDTLFIANTHDHILCFSNRGRVYWVKVYEVPQGSRNSRGRPIVNMFPLQDGEKINVVLPVKEFSADKYVFMATALGTVKKTPLEAFSRPLRKGIIAVGLDDGDYLIGAAITDGEHDVMLFSDAGKAVRFDENDVRPMGREARGVRGMQLDDGQQVIALLVAGDEQQSVLTATQNGYGKRTPITEYTRHGRGTKGMIAIQTSERNGKVVAATLVDPEAEIMLITTTGVLIRTRVSEIREMGRATQGVTLISLDEGTKLSGLQQIAEADAEGDVDVEPGEGAGENGEGEAAE; from the coding sequence ATGGATCAATTCGCCAAAGAGACTCTGCCTATCTCCCTCGAGGAGGAAATGCGCCGCTCGTATCTCGATTACGCGATGAGCGTGATCGTCGGGCGTGCACTTCCGGACGTGCGCGACGGCCTCAAGCCCGTGCACCGGCGCGTGCTATATGCCATGCACGAGCTGAACAACGACTGGAACCGCGCGTACAAGAAGTCGGCGCGTATCGTCGGCGACGTGATCGGTAAATACCATCCGCACGGCGACACGGCCGTCTACGACACCATCGTGCGGATGGCCCAGAACTTCTCGCTGCGCTACATGCTGGTCGACGGCCAGGGCAACTTCGGCTCGATCGACGGCGACAACGCCGCCGCCATGCGATACACCGAAATCCGCATGGCGAAGATCGGCCACGAGTTGCTCGCCGACATCGACAAGGAAACGGTCGACTTCGGGCCGAACTACGACGGCAGCGAAAGCGAGCCGCTCATCCTGCCCGCGCGTATCCCGAACCTGCTGATCAACGGCTCGTCGGGGATCGCGGTCGGCATGGCCACGAATATTCCGCCGCACAATCTCAACGAAGTTGTCGACGCCTGTCAGCACCTGCTGAAGAACCCCGAGACAACGATCGACGAGTTGATCGAGATCATCCCCGCGCCTGATTTCCCGACCGCCGGCATCATCTACGGCGTCGCTGGCGTGCGCGACGGCTATCGCACTGGCCGCGGCCGGGTGGTGATGCGCGCCGCCACGCACTTCGAGGAAATCGATCGCGGTCAGCGCATGGCGATCATCGTCGACGAACTGCCGTATCAGGTGAACAAGCGTTCGCTGCTCGAACGCATCGCCGAGCTGGTGAACGAGAAGAAGCTCGAAGGCATTTCTGACATTCGCGACGAGTCCGACAAGAGCGGCATGCGCGTGGTGATCGAGCTCAAGCGCGGCGAAGTGCCCGAGGTCATCCTCAATAATCTGTACAAGGCCACGCAGCTGCAGGACACGTTCGGCATGAATATGGTCGCGCTGGTGGACAACCAGCCGAAGCTGCTGAACCTGCGGGAAATGCTCCACCATTTCCTCTCGCACCGCCGCGAAGTGCTCACGCGGCGCACGGTGTACGAACTGCGCAAGGCGCGCGAACGCGGTCACGTGCTCGAAGGCCTGGCGGTCGCGCTCGCCAATATCGACTCGTTCATCGAGATCATCAAGGCCGCGCCCACGCCGCCGATCGCGAAACAGGAGTTGATGAACCGTTCGTGGGATTCCTCGCTCGTGCGCGACATGCTCACGCGCGCGGAGCAGGACAACGCCACGGCGGGCGGCCGCGACGCGTATCGTCCGGAAGGGCTGAACCCGCAATATGGTATGCAGGCCGACGGCCTCTACCGTCTGTCCGACACGCAGGCGCAGGAAATCCTGCAAATGCGTCTCCAGCGCCTGACCGGTCTGGAGCAGGACAAGATCATTGGCGAGTACCGCGAAGTCATGGCGCAGATCGCCGACCTGCTCGACATTCTGTCGCGCCCCGAGCGCGTAACGTCGATGATCTCCGACGAACTCACGTCGATCAAGAGCGAATTCGGCGACGAACGCCGCTCGAAGATCGAAATGAACGCCACGGAGCTGAACACCGAAGACCTCATCACGCCGCAGGACATGGTCGTGACGATGTCGCACTCCGGCTACGTGAAATCGCAGCCGTTGTCGGAATATCGGGCGCAAAAGCGCGGTGGTCGCGGCAAGCAGGCCACGCAGATGAAGGAAGACGACTGGATCGACACACTCTTCATCGCCAATACGCACGACCACATCCTGTGCTTCTCGAACCGCGGCCGCGTGTACTGGGTCAAGGTCTACGAAGTGCCGCAAGGCTCGCGCAACTCGCGCGGCCGTCCGATCGTCAACATGTTCCCGCTGCAGGACGGCGAGAAGATCAACGTCGTGCTGCCGGTCAAGGAATTCTCGGCCGACAAGTACGTGTTCATGGCCACGGCGCTCGGCACGGTCAAGAAGACGCCGCTCGAAGCCTTCAGCCGCCCGCTGCGCAAGGGCATCATCGCGGTCGGTCTGGATGACGGCGACTACCTGATCGGCGCGGCCATCACCGACGGCGAACACGACGTCATGCTGTTCTCGGACGCGGGCAAGGCCGTGCGCTTCGACGAAAATGACGTGCGCCCGATGGGCCGCGAGGCGCGCGGCGTGCGCGGCATGCAGCTCGACGACGGCCAGCAGGTCATCGCGCTGCTGGTGGCGGGCGACGAGCAGCAGTCGGTGCTCACCGCCACGCAAAACGGTTACGGCAAACGCACGCCGATCACCGAGTACACGCGCCACGGCCGCGGCACCAAGGGCATGATCGCGATCCAGACCTCGGAGCGCAACGGCAAGGTGGTGGCGGCAACGCTCGTCGACCCGGAAGCCGAGATCATGCTGATCACCACGACGGGCGTGCTGATCCGCACGCGCGTCTCGGAGATCCGCGAAATGGGCCGTGCAACGCAAGGTGTTACACTCATCAGCCTTGACGAAGGCACGAAGCTCTCAGGCCTGCAGCAGATCGCCGAGGCCGATGCCGAAGGCGACGTCGACGTCGAACCCGGTGAAGGCGCGGGTGAAAACGGCGAAGGCGAAGCCGCGGAGTAA
- the ompA gene encoding outer membrane protein OmpA codes for MNKLSKLAFIAATAVVAASAQAQSVPASRQAVNDNWVNGTGEYVWMNGTNELCWRDAFWTPATANAKCDGALVAQAPQPPVAPPPPPAITSQKITYQADALFDFDKAILKPAGKEKLDDLASKIQALNLEVVVATGYTDRIGSNAYNDRLSLRRAQAVKSYLVSKGVPAERVYTEGKGKRNPVTTGCNQKNRKQLIACLAPDRRVEVEVVGTQKQ; via the coding sequence ATGAATAAACTTTCAAAGCTCGCGTTCATTGCAGCTACCGCAGTTGTGGCTGCATCCGCTCAGGCACAATCGGTGCCGGCGTCGCGACAAGCCGTCAATGACAACTGGGTGAATGGTACCGGCGAATACGTGTGGATGAACGGCACGAACGAGCTTTGCTGGCGCGATGCATTCTGGACGCCGGCCACGGCCAACGCCAAGTGCGATGGCGCCCTGGTCGCCCAGGCACCGCAGCCGCCGGTCGCTCCGCCGCCGCCGCCGGCCATCACCAGCCAGAAGATCACGTATCAAGCTGACGCCCTGTTCGACTTCGACAAGGCAATCCTGAAGCCGGCTGGCAAGGAAAAGCTGGACGATCTGGCAAGCAAGATCCAGGCGCTGAACCTCGAAGTCGTCGTGGCAACGGGTTACACCGACCGCATCGGCTCGAACGCTTACAACGACCGTCTGTCGCTGCGCCGTGCGCAAGCTGTCAAGTCGTACCTGGTCAGCAAGGGTGTTCCGGCAGAACGCGTGTACACGGAAGGCAAGGGCAAGCGCAACCCGGTTACGACTGGCTGCAACCAGAAGAACCGCAAGCAACTCATCGCCTGCCTCGCACCGGACCGTCGCGTGGAAGTCGAAGTCGTCGGCACGCAAAAGCAGTAA
- the ubiG gene encoding bifunctional 2-polyprenyl-6-hydroxyphenol methylase/3-demethylubiquinol 3-O-methyltransferase UbiG: MTNADPHELQKFSDLAHRWWDPNAEFKPLHELNPVRLGWIDSHAHLPGKRVLDIGCGGGILSESMAGLGATVKGIDLSSEALGVADLHSLESGVTVDYELIAAEALAAREPASFDVVTCMEMLEHVPEPAEVVKACATLVKPGGWVFFSTLNRNVKSYLLAVIGAEYIARMLPKGTHDYARFIRPSELARFVREADLHLDEIKGITYNPLTRHFTLSNDSSVNYMVACRRGA, translated from the coding sequence ATGACCAACGCCGATCCCCACGAACTGCAGAAATTCAGCGATCTCGCTCATCGCTGGTGGGACCCGAATGCCGAATTCAAGCCGCTGCACGAACTGAACCCCGTGCGCCTCGGCTGGATCGATAGCCATGCGCATCTGCCGGGCAAGCGCGTGCTCGATATCGGCTGCGGCGGCGGCATTCTTTCCGAGTCGATGGCCGGACTCGGCGCGACCGTCAAAGGCATCGACCTGTCGAGCGAAGCGCTCGGCGTGGCCGATCTGCATAGCCTGGAAAGCGGTGTCACCGTCGACTACGAACTGATCGCCGCCGAGGCGCTGGCCGCGCGCGAGCCGGCTTCGTTCGACGTCGTGACCTGCATGGAAATGCTCGAGCACGTGCCGGAACCCGCCGAAGTCGTGAAGGCGTGCGCCACGCTCGTGAAGCCGGGCGGCTGGGTGTTCTTCTCCACGCTCAATCGCAACGTGAAGTCGTATCTGCTCGCGGTGATCGGCGCGGAATACATCGCCCGGATGCTGCCGAAGGGCACGCACGACTACGCGCGCTTCATCCGCCCTTCCGAACTCGCGCGCTTCGTGCGCGAAGCCGACCTGCATCTCGACGAGATCAAGGGCATCACGTACAACCCGCTCACGCGCCATTTCACGCTCTCGAACGATTCGAGCGTCAACTACATGGTGGCGTGCCGGCGCGGCGCCTGA
- the gph gene encoding phosphoglycolate phosphatase (PGP is an essential enzyme in the glycolate salvage pathway in higher organisms (photorespiration in plants). Phosphoglycolate results from the oxidase activity of RubisCO in the Calvin cycle when concentrations of carbon dioxide are low relative to oxygen. This enzyme is a member of the Haloacid Dehalogenase (HAD) superfamily of aspartate-nucleophile hydrolase enzymes (PF00702).) yields the protein MTTSPTQPAADGGAALASCDAVLFDFDGTLADTAPDLAAAVNQMRHARGLKPAPLDKLRPLASAGARGLIGGAFGIGPDDREFAAMREEFLANYAANLRVETALFDGIDAVLDDLDARGVRWGIVTNKVARLTDPLVKLMHLDTRAACVVSGDTTPYSKPHPAPLLHAAEALGVAPQRVVYVGDDLRDVQAGEAAGMATIAAAYGYCGNDVPPTQWNAHYVAETTSQLFALLEHLGAKV from the coding sequence ATGACCACATCTCCGACACAACCCGCCGCGGACGGCGGTGCGGCACTGGCTAGCTGCGACGCCGTGCTGTTCGACTTCGACGGCACGCTCGCCGACACGGCGCCGGACCTCGCGGCGGCCGTGAACCAGATGCGCCACGCACGCGGCCTCAAGCCCGCTCCGCTCGACAAGCTGCGCCCGCTCGCCTCGGCGGGCGCGCGCGGGCTGATCGGCGGCGCGTTCGGCATCGGTCCCGACGATCGCGAATTCGCGGCGATGCGCGAGGAATTCCTCGCCAATTACGCGGCGAACCTGCGCGTGGAAACCGCGCTCTTCGACGGGATCGACGCGGTGCTGGACGATCTCGACGCGCGCGGCGTGCGCTGGGGCATCGTCACGAACAAGGTGGCGCGCCTGACCGATCCGCTCGTCAAGCTGATGCATCTCGACACGCGCGCCGCCTGCGTGGTGAGCGGCGACACGACGCCCTACTCCAAGCCGCATCCGGCGCCGCTGCTGCACGCGGCCGAGGCGCTCGGCGTCGCGCCGCAGCGCGTGGTGTACGTAGGCGACGACCTGCGCGACGTGCAGGCCGGCGAAGCCGCGGGTATGGCGACGATCGCCGCCGCCTACGGCTACTGCGGCAACGACGTCCCGCCCACGCAGTGGAACGCGCACTATGTTGCCGAGACTACATCGCAACTTTTCGCGCTGCTGGAGCACCTTGGCGCCAAGGTTTGA
- a CDS encoding substrate-binding domain-containing protein, with protein sequence MIKVECQAQLVVRDAEGREASLTDVVPLLALVAEEGSIAQAAQRKGLSYRHAWGVLREVEERLGGALIAKARGRGSVLSELGEAVLRSQRLCAERLQGNLDALASEVASDLNRWLAPAAQDLRIHASHGYAVAALVTALVGDQVPVEIKYRDSVDAISALARGECDLAGFHVPRGDFRSACANAYRAWLDPHRHVLIHLTQRKQGLFVGRGNPKRVAGLADLARGDIRFVNRQPGSGTRMLIDLLLTRIGVDPERVNGYASSELTHSAIAAFVASGMADVGFGVEPAAHHFGLDFIEIADEDYYFACDRAHLEREPLSTVLALLRGAGFREAVAQLEGYDPSACGEVVALDAAWGADGPRTVFSV encoded by the coding sequence ATGATCAAGGTCGAGTGTCAGGCGCAGCTGGTCGTGCGCGACGCGGAAGGCCGCGAGGCAAGCCTGACGGACGTCGTGCCGCTGCTTGCGCTCGTCGCGGAAGAAGGCAGCATCGCGCAGGCTGCGCAGCGTAAGGGTTTGTCCTATCGCCACGCGTGGGGCGTGCTGCGCGAAGTGGAGGAGCGCCTCGGCGGCGCGCTCATCGCGAAGGCGCGCGGGCGCGGTTCCGTGCTCTCGGAACTGGGCGAGGCGGTGTTGCGCTCGCAACGCCTGTGCGCTGAGCGCCTGCAAGGCAATCTCGACGCGCTCGCGAGCGAAGTGGCCAGCGATCTGAACCGCTGGCTCGCGCCGGCCGCGCAGGACCTGCGCATTCACGCGTCGCATGGCTACGCGGTGGCCGCGCTGGTGACGGCGCTCGTCGGCGATCAGGTGCCGGTGGAGATCAAATACCGCGACAGCGTGGATGCGATCAGCGCGCTTGCGCGCGGCGAATGCGATCTCGCGGGCTTCCATGTGCCGCGCGGCGACTTTCGCTCGGCATGCGCGAACGCGTATCGCGCGTGGCTCGATCCGCATCGCCACGTGCTGATCCACCTCACGCAGCGCAAGCAGGGGCTCTTCGTCGGGCGCGGCAACCCGAAGCGCGTGGCCGGACTCGCCGATCTCGCGCGCGGCGACATTCGTTTCGTGAACCGGCAGCCGGGTTCGGGCACGCGCATGCTGATCGACTTGCTCCTCACGCGCATCGGCGTCGATCCGGAGCGCGTGAACGGCTATGCGTCGTCGGAATTGACGCATTCGGCGATCGCCGCGTTCGTCGCCAGCGGCATGGCCGACGTGGGTTTTGGCGTGGAACCGGCCGCCCATCACTTCGGGCTGGATTTCATCGAAATCGCCGACGAAGACTACTATTTCGCGTGCGATCGCGCGCATCTCGAGCGCGAGCCGTTGTCGACCGTGTTGGCATTGCTGCGTGGGGCCGGATTTCGCGAAGCGGTCGCGCAGCTCGAGGGCTACGATCCGAGCGCCTGCGGCGAAGTCGTCGCGCTGGACGCCGCGTGGGGCGCGGACGGCCCGCGCACGGTGTTCTCGGTATAA
- a CDS encoding NAD(P)H-dependent oxidoreductase subunit E, which translates to MEETTLRAPAAPDALVRRHAQPGRTLLAILHAIQDETGFVPPDTVAPLAKALNLSRAEVHGVITYYHHFRTAPPPAVTVQLCRAEACRSMGSEALAQHAQAHTGCRFHQHGHAAAELTHAHEQGEVALESVYCLGQCALSPAMMINGTLHAKVTPQKFDALLAKAVAAARTEEAA; encoded by the coding sequence GTGGAAGAGACAACGCTTCGCGCGCCCGCGGCACCGGATGCACTCGTGCGTCGCCATGCGCAACCCGGCCGCACGCTGCTCGCGATCCTGCACGCGATCCAGGACGAAACCGGCTTCGTGCCGCCCGACACCGTCGCGCCGCTCGCGAAGGCACTGAACCTGTCGCGCGCGGAAGTGCACGGCGTCATCACTTACTACCACCACTTCCGCACCGCGCCGCCCCCCGCCGTCACCGTGCAGCTCTGCCGTGCCGAAGCGTGCCGCAGCATGGGTAGCGAGGCGCTCGCGCAGCATGCGCAAGCGCATACGGGCTGCCGTTTTCATCAGCATGGCCACGCCGCCGCGGAACTCACGCACGCGCATGAACAAGGCGAGGTCGCGCTCGAGTCGGTGTATTGCCTCGGCCAGTGCGCGCTCTCGCCCGCCATGATGATTAACGGCACCTTGCACGCGAAAGTGACCCCGCAAAAGTTCGACGCGCTGCTCGCGAAGGCCGTGGCCGCCGCGCGCACCGAGGAGGCCGCATGA